One part of the Flavobacterium johnsoniae UW101 genome encodes these proteins:
- a CDS encoding sensor histidine kinase, with translation MIVLIVVASFLLASISIIQFKTEAKEYHQERLERKENAVKEHINYVLSTTTYPLKTQNLDLIFKDKIHELAQIHKIEINIYSLDGKLLKSSKESFAVDKIAPPIPEYILKLVRSSIEKRFVDIKTIDGVKNRSSYSLIKDEKFKPLGILNLPYLEDDGYYDNELNTFLIRLSQVYSFMLIVAFALAYFLSTYITKSLKTISDRLEETNLDQKNEKIVLEANSKEVNFLIKAYNGMVDKLETSAIKLAQSEREEAWREMAKQVAHEIKNPLTPMRLTVQSFQRKFDPNDPDVKQKMNDYSETLIQQIDTMTSVASAFSNFASMPAQQNETLNVVEVVELALDIFNEDYISFEKEEEEIISKMDRTQLIRVITNLVKNATQAIPESQFQKSIIVTVKRRNNNVEIAVKDNGIGIQKQDIGRIFEPKFTTKTSGMGLGLGIIKNIIENYKGTITFESTYGKGTTFRVSLPITNS, from the coding sequence ATGATTGTATTGATTGTTGTGGCATCTTTTTTATTGGCTTCGATTTCGATTATTCAGTTTAAGACTGAGGCAAAAGAATACCATCAGGAACGTTTAGAAAGAAAAGAAAATGCGGTAAAAGAACACATCAATTATGTGCTTTCTACAACGACTTATCCGCTGAAAACCCAAAACTTAGATTTAATCTTCAAAGATAAAATTCACGAGTTAGCACAGATTCACAAAATCGAAATCAACATTTACAGTCTTGACGGAAAACTTTTAAAATCTTCCAAAGAGTCTTTTGCCGTTGATAAAATTGCTCCTCCAATTCCCGAATATATTTTAAAACTAGTTCGTTCTTCTATTGAAAAGCGTTTTGTAGATATTAAAACCATCGACGGAGTTAAAAATCGATCTTCATACAGTTTAATAAAAGACGAAAAATTCAAACCACTCGGAATTCTGAATCTTCCGTATTTAGAAGACGACGGTTATTATGATAACGAGTTGAATACTTTCCTGATTCGTTTGAGTCAGGTTTATTCTTTTATGCTGATTGTCGCTTTTGCTTTGGCTTATTTCCTTTCAACCTACATCACAAAATCACTAAAAACCATATCAGATCGTTTGGAGGAAACCAATCTGGATCAGAAAAACGAAAAGATTGTTTTAGAAGCCAACAGCAAAGAAGTCAATTTCCTTATCAAAGCGTATAACGGAATGGTTGACAAACTCGAAACGAGTGCTATTAAATTGGCACAAAGTGAACGTGAGGAAGCCTGGCGCGAAATGGCAAAACAGGTTGCGCACGAAATTAAAAATCCGCTTACGCCGATGCGATTAACGGTTCAGAGTTTCCAACGAAAGTTTGATCCGAATGATCCTGATGTGAAACAAAAGATGAATGATTATTCTGAAACCTTAATTCAGCAGATCGATACGATGACTTCGGTTGCTTCGGCATTTTCGAACTTCGCTTCGATGCCGGCTCAGCAAAATGAAACATTGAATGTTGTTGAGGTTGTCGAACTGGCTCTGGATATTTTCAACGAAGATTATATCTCTTTTGAAAAAGAAGAAGAAGAAATCATTTCTAAAATGGATCGTACACAGCTGATTCGTGTCATTACCAATTTGGTTAAAAATGCTACGCAGGCAATTCCGGAAAGTCAGTTTCAAAAGTCTATTATTGTTACCGTAAAACGACGCAACAACAATGTTGAAATCGCGGTAAAAGACAACGGAATTGGAATCCAGAAACAAGATATCGGAAGAATCTTCGAACCAAAATTTACCACTAAAACCAGCGGTATGGGACTTGGACTCGGAATTATCAAAAACATTATAGAAAATTACAAAGGAACAATTACCTTTGAATCAACTTACGGAAAAGGAACGACTTTCAGGGTTTCTTTGCCTATCACAAACTCATAA
- the tnpA gene encoding IS200/IS605 family transposase, giving the protein MADTYSQLYIQIVFAVKGRQNLISKKWKDEIYKYITGIITNQKQKLIAINGMPDHIHILVGIKPNISLSDLVRDIKSSSSKFINEQKWINGKFEWQNGFGAFSYGHSQLTNVIKYIENQEEHHKTKTFKEEYIAFLKLFNIDFKDEYIFKEF; this is encoded by the coding sequence ATGGCAGACACTTACTCTCAACTGTACATTCAAATTGTTTTCGCTGTAAAAGGAAGGCAGAATTTAATCTCTAAAAAATGGAAAGATGAAATTTACAAATACATTACAGGAATTATTACCAATCAGAAACAAAAATTGATTGCAATTAACGGAATGCCAGATCATATTCATATCTTAGTTGGAATAAAACCAAATATTTCATTATCTGATTTAGTAAGAGATATTAAATCAAGTTCATCTAAATTCATCAATGAACAAAAATGGATTAATGGAAAATTTGAATGGCAGAATGGTTTTGGTGCTTTTTCATATGGGCATTCGCAATTGACTAATGTCATAAAATATATCGAAAATCAAGAAGAGCATCATAAAACCAAAACATTCAAGGAAGAATATATCGCATTTCTAAAATTATTCAATATTGATTTTAAAGATGAATATATTTTTAAAGAATTTTGA
- the hemH gene encoding ferrochelatase — MKGVLLVNLGSPDSPTTKDVKPYLDEFLMDKYVIDVPYLLRALLVRGIILRKRPEESAHAYAKIWWEEGSPLVVLSERMQKKVQPLVNVPVSLAMRYGSMTIEKGLQELSDKGVTDVMLFPLYPQYAMASTLTILVKAEEIRKKKFPHMKFTDVPAFYNKPDYIKNLADSIQKHLVGFDYDHLLFSYHGIPERHIRKTDVTKSHCKIDGSCCNTPSPAHEFCYRHQCYETTRQVVKLLGLPEDKYSLTFQSRLAGDKWLEPYTDVEIDNMPAKGIKKLAVVTPAFVSDCLETLEEIAMRAKEDFEANGGEEFLAIPCLNDDDEWCQTVSNWINDWAK, encoded by the coding sequence ATGAAAGGTGTATTATTAGTAAATCTAGGATCTCCGGATAGTCCAACAACAAAAGATGTTAAACCTTATTTAGATGAATTTTTAATGGATAAATACGTGATCGACGTTCCGTATTTATTAAGAGCATTATTGGTTCGCGGTATTATATTAAGAAAAAGACCAGAAGAATCTGCGCATGCTTACGCAAAAATCTGGTGGGAAGAAGGTTCTCCATTAGTTGTTCTTTCAGAAAGAATGCAGAAAAAAGTACAGCCTTTAGTAAATGTTCCTGTTTCCTTAGCAATGCGTTACGGAAGCATGACCATCGAAAAAGGACTTCAGGAATTGAGCGATAAAGGAGTTACAGATGTAATGCTTTTTCCACTATATCCGCAATATGCTATGGCTTCTACTTTGACTATTTTAGTAAAAGCAGAAGAAATTCGCAAGAAGAAATTCCCGCACATGAAATTTACTGATGTTCCGGCATTTTACAATAAACCGGATTATATCAAGAATTTAGCCGATTCGATTCAAAAACATTTAGTTGGTTTTGATTACGATCATTTATTGTTTTCATACCACGGAATTCCAGAACGTCATATTCGCAAAACCGACGTAACTAAATCGCATTGTAAAATTGATGGTTCTTGCTGCAACACACCATCTCCGGCGCATGAATTCTGCTACCGTCACCAATGTTATGAAACTACAAGACAAGTCGTAAAATTATTAGGACTTCCTGAAGATAAATATAGTTTGACATTTCAATCGCGTTTAGCGGGAGATAAATGGTTGGAACCTTACACTGATGTTGAAATTGATAACATGCCGGCAAAAGGAATCAAGAAATTGGCAGTTGTTACACCAGCTTTCGTTTCAGATTGTTTAGAAACCTTAGAAGAAATCGCCATGCGCGCCAAAGAAGATTTTGAAGCAAATGGAGGAGAAGAGTTCCTGGCAATTCCATGTTTGAATGATGATGACGAATGGTGTCAGACGGTTTCTAACTGGATTAATGATTGGGCTAAATAG
- a CDS encoding uroporphyrinogen-III synthase: MANPIQILSTKILSPLHKQELVKIGIEVIEADFIKTENKPFELKDLNESLIFTSQNAVHSVLSNPKSEELKSKNVYCVGLKTKTLLSDNGFNVVAYTGYASDLAEIITLIYGNESYTFFSGNLRRDTLPEALKEAGIKLNEIQVYETTLQPQKIKANPEALLFFSPSGVKSYLKDNTINKQLCFCIGETTAEALHKITKNIIIADQPTIEDVIEDVIQEYK; encoded by the coding sequence ATGGCAAACCCAATTCAGATATTATCTACTAAAATACTATCGCCTCTTCATAAACAAGAGTTGGTTAAAATTGGCATCGAAGTAATCGAAGCTGATTTCATTAAAACAGAAAACAAACCTTTCGAATTAAAAGACCTTAACGAAAGTCTGATTTTCACAAGTCAAAATGCCGTTCACAGTGTTTTATCAAATCCAAAATCCGAAGAACTTAAAAGCAAAAATGTGTATTGCGTTGGACTTAAAACCAAAACGCTTTTAAGCGATAATGGCTTTAATGTTGTGGCTTATACAGGTTACGCATCTGATTTGGCAGAAATTATCACTTTGATTTATGGAAATGAAAGTTATACTTTTTTCAGCGGCAACTTAAGAAGAGATACTTTGCCAGAAGCTTTGAAAGAAGCCGGGATAAAACTCAATGAAATTCAGGTTTATGAAACTACACTGCAGCCACAAAAAATAAAAGCAAATCCAGAAGCACTTTTGTTTTTTAGTCCATCTGGAGTAAAAAGTTATCTGAAAGACAACACCATAAATAAACAGCTTTGTTTCTGTATTGGAGAAACCACCGCAGAAGCTTTACATAAAATCACCAAAAACATCATTATCGCAGATCAGCCCACAATTGAAGACGTGATCGAAGATGTAATTCAAGAATATAAATAG
- the hemA gene encoding glutamyl-tRNA reductase, which yields MENNNVPKHLYFYSVGLSYKKADAEVRGQFSLDAVAKTRLLEQAKNDGIESLLVTSTCNRTEIYGFAEHPFQLIKLICDNSNGSVDAFQKVGFVYKNQEAINHMFRVGTGLDSQILGDFEIISQIKTSFTHSKSMGLANAFMERLVNAVIQASKRIKTETEISSGATSVSFASVQYILKNVEDISNKNILLFGTGKIGRNTCENLVKHTKNEHITLINRTKDKAEKLAGKLNLIVKDYSELHLELQKADVVVVATGAQNPTVDKAILNLKKPLLILDLSIPKNVNENVEELEGVTLIHMDYLSQLTDETLENRKLHIPAAEAIIEEIKEEFVTWMKGRKFAPTINALKEKLNAIKASELDFQSKKIADFNEEQAEIISNRIIQKITTHFANHLKDDDTMVDESIEWIEKVFKIKAS from the coding sequence ATGGAAAACAATAACGTACCGAAACACCTTTATTTTTACTCAGTTGGTCTGAGTTATAAAAAAGCTGATGCTGAGGTTAGAGGTCAATTTAGTTTGGATGCCGTTGCCAAAACGCGATTGCTGGAACAAGCTAAAAACGATGGAATAGAAAGTTTACTAGTTACTTCAACTTGCAACAGAACCGAAATCTACGGTTTTGCCGAACATCCATTTCAATTAATAAAACTTATCTGCGATAATAGTAACGGATCTGTAGACGCTTTTCAAAAAGTTGGTTTCGTTTACAAAAATCAGGAAGCGATTAATCATATGTTTCGCGTAGGAACTGGTTTAGACAGTCAGATCTTAGGCGATTTCGAAATTATATCTCAAATAAAAACATCTTTTACGCATTCAAAATCAATGGGATTAGCCAATGCTTTTATGGAAAGATTGGTAAATGCGGTAATTCAGGCAAGCAAAAGAATTAAAACGGAAACAGAAATCAGTTCTGGTGCTACTTCAGTTTCTTTTGCATCTGTACAATATATTTTGAAGAATGTTGAAGATATCAGTAACAAAAACATTTTACTTTTTGGAACTGGTAAAATCGGAAGAAATACGTGTGAGAATTTAGTAAAACACACTAAAAACGAGCATATCACTTTAATCAACCGAACTAAAGATAAAGCAGAGAAATTAGCAGGAAAGTTAAATCTTATTGTTAAAGATTATTCTGAATTACACTTAGAACTTCAAAAAGCTGATGTTGTAGTTGTAGCAACCGGCGCGCAAAACCCAACGGTTGACAAAGCAATCTTAAATCTTAAAAAACCTTTGTTGATCCTGGATTTATCGATTCCGAAAAACGTAAATGAAAACGTTGAGGAATTAGAAGGTGTAACTTTAATTCACATGGATTATTTGTCTCAATTGACAGATGAAACTTTGGAAAACAGAAAATTACATATTCCCGCTGCTGAAGCAATCATCGAAGAAATCAAAGAAGAATTTGTTACTTGGATGAAAGGAAGAAAGTTCGCTCCAACAATCAATGCTTTAAAAGAGAAATTAAACGCTATTAAAGCTTCGGAACTAGATTTTCAAAGCAAAAAAATCGCCGATTTTAATGAAGAGCAAGCTGAAATTATCAGTAACAGAATCATTCAAAAAATCACTACACATTTTGCAAATCATTTAAAAGACGACGATACTATGGTCGATGAAAGTATCGAATGGATCGAAAAAGTCTTCAAAATAAAAGCATCTTAG
- a CDS encoding GNAT family N-acetyltransferase produces the protein MDFTDWKTDRIEHILPNEFYELIDKNRDHIGHTFPVTLANSDSPENAENFISVSKDREKNSEGYYFYARDIKTNNLIGYLCVKTIDYRISKCELGYFIDKDYQGKGITSKMVSDALEFCFKELMMNKVFICTSEVNLASQRIALKHNFKQEGILRDEFRNGDGQLQNTVYFGLLKSEYIKS, from the coding sequence ATGGATTTTACAGACTGGAAAACCGATCGAATTGAACACATTCTTCCCAATGAGTTTTATGAACTAATTGATAAGAATAGAGATCATATCGGACATACTTTCCCAGTAACTCTTGCAAATTCTGATTCACCGGAAAATGCAGAAAATTTTATCTCGGTCAGCAAAGACAGAGAAAAAAACAGTGAAGGTTATTATTTTTATGCCCGAGATATTAAAACCAATAATTTGATTGGTTATTTATGTGTAAAAACAATAGATTATCGCATTTCTAAATGTGAATTAGGGTATTTTATTGATAAAGATTACCAAGGAAAAGGTATTACATCAAAAATGGTTTCTGATGCACTTGAATTCTGCTTTAAAGAATTGATGATGAACAAGGTTTTCATTTGTACATCAGAAGTTAATTTAGCAAGTCAAAGAATTGCATTGAAACATAATTTTAAACAAGAAGGAATATTAAGAGACGAATTTAGAAACGGCGATGGGCAATTGCAAAATACCGTTTATTTCGGACTTCTTAAATCAGAATATATTAAATCATGA
- a CDS encoding AraC family transcriptional regulator, with translation MSSQEVIKIEDDFTLIRFQNDGSEPFYAQHEIIGTGLIQFHFGIKGNAKFLFNQGSYALELKEEKSLLLYNPQKELPLNLELAPNSWAISVIVSIKKFHALFSAEADYITFLSPDNKDKKYYNEGNISPSMAIVLSQLFHYNLHPSIKNLYYKGKGYELLSLYFNRTEDPNAEQCPFLIDEDNVLKIRKAKEIIIANMAEPPGLQELSDEIGLNLKKLKMGFKQIYGDTVYGFLFDYKMDFARKLLDSGSYNVNEVGLKIGYSTGSHFIAAFKKKFGTTPKKYLMSINANV, from the coding sequence ATGAGTTCTCAAGAAGTTATAAAAATTGAAGACGACTTTACGCTGATTCGTTTTCAAAATGATGGTTCAGAACCTTTTTATGCACAGCACGAAATAATAGGTACGGGCCTGATACAGTTTCACTTCGGGATAAAAGGAAATGCAAAATTTTTATTCAATCAGGGCAGCTATGCTTTAGAATTGAAAGAGGAAAAATCACTTCTTTTATACAACCCACAAAAAGAATTACCGCTTAATTTAGAGCTGGCTCCAAACTCGTGGGCGATTTCAGTAATTGTATCGATTAAGAAATTTCACGCTTTATTTTCTGCCGAAGCCGATTATATCACTTTTCTAAGTCCGGATAATAAGGATAAGAAATATTATAACGAAGGAAATATCAGTCCGTCAATGGCAATTGTGCTGAGTCAGTTGTTTCATTACAATCTTCACCCATCCATAAAAAACCTTTATTATAAAGGAAAAGGATACGAATTGTTGAGTTTGTATTTTAACAGAACTGAAGATCCAAATGCAGAGCAATGTCCGTTTTTAATTGATGAAGATAACGTTTTAAAAATCCGAAAAGCCAAAGAAATTATCATCGCCAATATGGCTGAACCTCCGGGATTGCAAGAGCTGTCAGATGAAATTGGTTTGAATTTGAAGAAACTTAAAATGGGTTTCAAACAAATTTACGGCGATACGGTTTATGGTTTTCTGTTTGATTACAAAATGGATTTCGCTAGAAAATTATTAGACAGCGGTTCCTATAATGTAAATGAAGTGGGATTGAAAATTGGCTACAGCACAGGAAGTCATTTTATAGCGGCGTTCAAAAAGAAATTCGGAACAACACCCAAAAAATATTTAATGTCGATTAATGCGAATGTTTAA
- the hemC gene encoding hydroxymethylbilane synthase, producing MAEKTIRIGTRDSELALWQAHNVEKKLNDLGYKTSIVAVKSQGDIILDKPLYELGITGIFTKTLDIAMINGDIDIAVHSMKDVPTALPKGIVQGAVLPRANVLDILVHKGNPDFTNPSTIATGSLRRQAQWFNKYPNHTVVDLRGNVNTRMQKLQDNNWDGAVFAAAGLERINLKPENYINLDWMIPAPAQGAMLVVGMENDNYTLDALSQLNDIETEICTHIERQFLRTLEGGCTAPIGALVTYNEDEDTLHFQGVLLSIDGKQKLEINKTVDISEWKKLGFNSAQEILNNGGTELMQKIKESLKK from the coding sequence ATGGCTGAAAAAACAATCAGAATTGGAACGCGTGACAGCGAATTAGCACTTTGGCAGGCACATAATGTCGAGAAAAAACTAAACGATTTAGGTTATAAAACCTCAATTGTTGCGGTTAAATCTCAGGGCGATATTATTCTGGATAAACCTCTTTACGAATTAGGGATTACCGGAATTTTTACCAAAACGCTTGACATTGCTATGATCAATGGCGATATTGATATTGCGGTGCATTCTATGAAAGATGTTCCAACGGCTTTACCAAAAGGTATCGTTCAGGGTGCTGTTTTACCACGAGCCAATGTTCTGGATATTTTAGTTCATAAAGGAAATCCTGATTTTACAAATCCAAGTACCATCGCAACAGGAAGTTTGCGTCGTCAGGCACAATGGTTTAATAAATACCCAAATCATACGGTTGTTGATTTACGCGGAAACGTGAATACACGCATGCAAAAATTACAAGACAATAATTGGGACGGAGCTGTTTTTGCTGCTGCAGGTTTGGAGCGCATCAACTTAAAACCAGAAAATTATATCAATTTAGATTGGATGATTCCGGCACCGGCACAAGGAGCAATGCTTGTGGTGGGAATGGAAAATGACAATTATACATTGGATGCTCTTTCTCAGCTAAATGATATTGAAACAGAAATCTGTACACATATCGAACGTCAGTTTTTAAGAACACTTGAAGGCGGATGTACAGCCCCAATTGGAGCTTTAGTAACGTATAACGAGGACGAAGATACTTTGCATTTTCAAGGTGTTTTACTTTCTATTGACGGAAAACAAAAACTGGAAATCAACAAAACCGTTGATATTTCGGAGTGGAAAAAACTAGGTTTCAACTCAGCTCAGGAAATCTTGAACAATGGCGGAACGGAATTAATGCAAAAGATTAAAGAATCCCTGAAAAAATAA
- the hemE gene encoding uroporphyrinogen decarboxylase, translating into MLKNDLFLKALKGETVQRPPVWMMRQAGRYLPEFIELRDKYDFFTRCQTPELAAEITVQPIRRIAPDAAILFSDILVVPQAMGIEVLMKENIGPFIPNPIRSMADVQRVYVPDIQESLGYVMDAIKLTKEMLNDEVPLIGFAGSPWTIFCYAVEGRGSKSFDMAKGFCFSNPVAAHTLLQKITDTTILYLKEKVKAGVDAVQIFDSWGGMLSPVDYQEFSWKYINQIVEALADLTPVIVFGKGCWFALGEMGKSRASALGVDWTCSARNARYLSGGNITLQGNFDPSRLLSPIPTIKKMVHEMIDEFGKDKYVVNLGHGILPNIPVDHAKAFIDAVKEYGQ; encoded by the coding sequence ATGTTAAAAAACGACCTATTTTTAAAAGCATTAAAAGGAGAAACCGTTCAGCGTCCGCCAGTATGGATGATGCGTCAAGCTGGAAGATATTTACCGGAATTCATCGAATTACGTGATAAATATGATTTCTTCACACGTTGTCAGACTCCAGAATTAGCTGCTGAAATTACTGTACAGCCAATCCGCAGAATTGCTCCAGATGCCGCTATTTTGTTCTCAGACATTTTAGTTGTTCCGCAAGCAATGGGAATCGAAGTTTTAATGAAAGAAAATATCGGTCCATTCATCCCAAATCCAATTCGTTCAATGGCTGATGTTCAACGAGTTTACGTTCCGGATATTCAGGAAAGTCTTGGTTATGTAATGGATGCAATCAAATTGACTAAAGAAATGCTGAACGACGAAGTTCCATTAATTGGTTTTGCTGGTTCGCCATGGACAATTTTCTGCTACGCTGTTGAAGGAAGAGGTTCTAAGAGTTTTGATATGGCAAAAGGATTCTGCTTTTCAAATCCGGTTGCAGCACATACTTTATTGCAAAAAATCACTGATACTACAATTTTATACTTAAAAGAAAAAGTAAAAGCGGGAGTTGATGCCGTTCAGATTTTTGATTCTTGGGGAGGAATGCTTTCTCCTGTTGATTATCAGGAATTCTCATGGAAATACATCAACCAAATCGTCGAAGCTTTGGCTGATTTAACTCCGGTTATTGTTTTCGGAAAAGGATGCTGGTTTGCTCTTGGCGAAATGGGTAAAAGCCGTGCTTCTGCTCTTGGAGTAGACTGGACTTGTTCTGCAAGAAATGCCCGTTACTTGTCTGGTGGAAACATTACACTACAAGGAAATTTTGATCCTTCAAGACTGCTTTCTCCAATTCCAACAATCAAGAAAATGGTTCACGAAATGATCGATGAGTTTGGAAAAGATAAATATGTTGTAAATTTAGGACACGGAATTTTACCAAATATTCCTGTAGATCACGCAAAAGCGTTTATCGACGCGGTTAAGGAATACGGACAATAG
- the hemF gene encoding oxygen-dependent coproporphyrinogen oxidase — MKDKFYAYIQNLQDQICAGLEAVDGTAKFREDLWKRPEGGGGRTRVIENGAVFEKGGVNISAVHGKLPETMQKMFGVGEADFFACGLSLVIHPKNPMVPTVHANWRYFEMYNESGKVIEQWFGGGQDLTPYYLFEEDGKHFHQTCKTACDKHNPEFYPKYKKQCDSYFWNAHRNEARGLGGLFFDYCKANEQMPMENWYDFVTEVGNSFLEAYVPIVEKRKNLEYTSENRNWQEIRRGRYVEFNLVHDKGTLFGLKTNGRIESILMSLPPHVQWVYDHHPEAGSDEEKLINVLQNPIDWI, encoded by the coding sequence ATGAAAGATAAATTTTACGCATACATACAAAATTTACAAGACCAGATTTGCGCTGGATTAGAAGCTGTTGACGGAACTGCAAAATTCCGTGAAGACTTATGGAAACGTCCTGAAGGCGGAGGCGGAAGAACACGCGTTATTGAAAACGGAGCCGTTTTTGAAAAAGGCGGTGTAAACATTTCAGCCGTTCATGGAAAACTTCCTGAAACAATGCAGAAAATGTTCGGTGTTGGCGAAGCCGATTTCTTTGCGTGCGGATTAAGTCTGGTGATTCACCCGAAAAATCCAATGGTTCCTACTGTCCACGCCAATTGGCGCTATTTTGAAATGTACAACGAATCTGGAAAAGTTATCGAACAATGGTTCGGCGGCGGACAGGATTTAACGCCTTATTATTTGTTTGAAGAAGATGGCAAACATTTTCATCAAACCTGTAAAACCGCTTGTGATAAACACAATCCGGAATTTTATCCAAAATATAAAAAACAATGCGACTCGTATTTCTGGAACGCACACCGAAATGAAGCCCGTGGACTTGGCGGTTTATTCTTTGACTATTGCAAGGCAAATGAGCAAATGCCAATGGAAAACTGGTACGATTTTGTAACTGAAGTTGGAAACAGTTTCCTTGAAGCCTACGTTCCGATTGTAGAAAAAAGAAAAAACTTAGAGTATACATCAGAAAACAGAAATTGGCAGGAAATCCGCCGTGGCCGTTATGTTGAGTTTAATCTGGTTCATGATAAAGGAACTTTATTCGGCTTAAAAACCAACGGAAGAATCGAAAGTATTTTAATGAGTCTGCCTCCGCATGTACAATGGGTTTACGATCATCATCCAGAAGCAGGAAGTGACGAAGAAAAATTGATTAATGTATTGCAGAACCCGATTGATTGGATTTAA
- a CDS encoding GxxExxY protein has protein sequence MTKKEVTQLAYEITGFVIKVHKALGPGLLESIYEKCLKYELERNGYDVKQQLVVKIDYYDLEFESDLRIDLLVNDCVVVELKAIENLLPIHEAQLLTYMKLLQRPQGLLINFNTTNITKSMKPLVNDHFARLID, from the coding sequence ATGACAAAAAAAGAGGTTACACAATTGGCTTATGAAATTACAGGTTTTGTTATAAAAGTGCACAAAGCTTTGGGACCTGGACTTTTAGAAAGCATATATGAAAAGTGCCTCAAATATGAATTAGAACGAAATGGATACGATGTAAAACAACAATTAGTTGTTAAAATTGATTATTACGATCTTGAATTTGAATCAGATTTAAGAATTGATTTACTTGTTAATGATTGTGTGGTTGTTGAATTAAAAGCTATAGAAAACCTATTGCCCATTCACGAAGCGCAATTATTAACTTATATGAAATTATTACAAAGACCTCAGGGTTTATTAATCAATTTCAACACAACAAATATCACAAAATCAATGAAACCTCTTGTGAATGATCATTTTGCAAGATTAATAGATTAA
- a CDS encoding CopD family protein: MEYYNYLKSLHLIFVITWFAGLFYIVRLFVYQIEANEKPSPEKEILQAQYKIMAYRLWYIITWPSAVLGSIFAFWMLFFTEAGHIWLSQSWMHVKLCFVFLLYLYHGKCHQIFKQLQNDEVKYTNNFMRLWNEGATIILFAVVFLVVLKSAINWIFGVIGIILFSVLIMLGFRFYKRIREKK, translated from the coding sequence ATGGAATACTATAACTATCTAAAATCACTGCACCTCATTTTTGTGATTACTTGGTTTGCAGGTTTGTTTTATATTGTGCGTTTGTTTGTGTATCAAATTGAGGCAAATGAAAAACCTTCACCGGAAAAAGAAATTCTTCAGGCGCAATACAAAATAATGGCCTACCGTTTGTGGTACATTATTACATGGCCGTCGGCAGTTTTGGGGAGTATTTTTGCTTTTTGGATGTTGTTTTTCACAGAAGCAGGACATATTTGGCTTTCACAGTCCTGGATGCATGTAAAATTATGTTTCGTTTTTCTTTTATATTTATATCACGGAAAATGCCATCAGATTTTTAAGCAATTACAAAACGATGAGGTAAAATATACCAATAATTTTATGCGTTTATGGAATGAAGGCGCAACGATTATTTTATTTGCCGTTGTCTTTTTAGTAGTTTTAAAAAGTGCCATCAACTGGATTTTCGGCGTAATCGGAATCATTTTATTCTCGGTTTTAATTATGCTGGGATTTCGTTTTTACAAGCGTATACGAGAAAAAAAATAA